From the genome of Pelobates fuscus isolate aPelFus1 chromosome 11, aPelFus1.pri, whole genome shotgun sequence:
CATGGTTGTTAGCATATTGCAGGAAAcggttaaaaacaataaaaagaaaagcgATATATAAAGAAATACGGTTCCACGATACCGGGAGTCTGCACATAGCAAAGCCGCCTGTCCCACCAAAACCACGTAGTTGGTCTTCAGAAATGCTATGGTATACGTTATATTTTTCTCAGAGGTCCAAACCTTTATGGGAAGTAGTAGTAGTATTTCAGACCTGTCAGTCTCGCACAACTGGAGATCCTAGCActggcttcccatatgtctttCCAATCTGTACCCTCCAGCACCTACCCTAGGTCAACCTCAGTACTGATATGGTTATATAGTAGCGTGATTAATTTAGTttgatggtgttttggaaagttacagggccaaaataaaaggcttgcccatttcagttttttacatatttacatacagaCCGGTTTACTGGGCCTTTGTTGCCCTTAAGACCCTAAGTCAGACCAGGAATGAAAAATACTCCCGTCATGGCATacctgcaaaagaagacaacccagggtattcaaaatgggggtaTGTCCAGACATGTTAAAAGCCAGTTAGTCACAATCTGTGATCATGGTTAGTGTTCATAATTTTTCTACATTTTCTGCACAAATAAAAAGCAATTTAACCGATGATGATATAGTTATTAtacgttttactgctctaaaacactcatatttgtgttcagcaatgtctcatgagtaccaCAGTAccttccatgtacaggttttattgagtttttgaaagttaaagggactctccagtaccaggaaaaTATATTAGTTTTCCAGGCACTGCAGGAccttgcagtgcccctctccctctcacccaccatcccatgttgcttaaggggttaaaaccccattcagtgacttactggagttcagcgctgatgtccctcggagcTGGGTCAGACTCCACCTACTCTCCTAGACCTAATGCGATTTCTGCaacgctgaaggtcctcacatagtatgaggatgtccagcgtcgtttaaaacacttttcgtgttctaagaacacggaagtccctccagtggctgcctgatagacaaccactagagaaggacttaaccctgcaaggtaattattgcagattataaaattagggggtgacaaccatgccagccgggccccacgtgtagcggcggaattGCCGCTGGTGCtgttgcaccggggcccgcatgctgatggggcccatcgggtgacccacacacttagggccacccgatgagccctatatcttcaggtgccggtcagcgctgtggccgtgttatagcgcgaccgggccctttaaaaaaaaaaattcagccgtagcgcaagtgctgctgggaggaagtggtcacttcctcccagctcactccacgCGGGAGGAGAGCCAGCATGGAGGccttgaagagggagagccacgccgactcctatcagccccagccaccctcctgcaaagaaaaggtaagaaaaggagggtggctgaaaaattagctctgtgtgtgtgtgtgtgtgtgtgtgtgtctgtatgcatgcatgcatgtatgtctgtcagtatgtatgaatgtatgcatgtcattatgaatgtatgtatgtcagtatgtatgaatgtatatatgtatgtattccagtatcattgtatgtctgtatgtcattatgaatgtgtcagaatgtatgttagtatgtatgtatgccattatgaatgtatgtctgtgtgcgtgtatgtctgtatgtatacgtgtatgttagtatgcatgaatgtatgtcagtatgcctgtacatatgtatgaatgtatgtatgtgtgtatggatgtcagtgtatgtatgtcataatgtatgtgtgtgtgtatggatgtcagtatatgcatgcatgtctgtcagtatgcatgtgtgtttgtctgtatgaatgtatgtatgtcagtatgtatgtatgtctgtatgtatgccagtatcaatgtatgtcagtatgaatgtatatatgtctgtatgtcattatgaatgtatgtctgtgtgtgtatggatgtcagtgtctgtatgcatgtatgtctgtctgtatgtctatgtatgtatgcatgcgtgtatgtatgtcggtgtctgtatgtttgtgtctctatgtccttatgcatgtgtctgtatgtatgttagtatgtgtctgtgtgtctgtcactatgtatgcctgagtgcctgtatatgtgtgcatgtctcagtatgtgtgtgtcagtatgtatgcgtttatgcgtgtatgtctgtttcagtatgtgtgtctgttagtatgtatctgtgtgtgtgtgtatctgtgtccttttgtatcagtgtgtgtgtttgtgtctgtgtgtgtattcctgtgggtgggatttagaGGCGGACCCTGTAGACGGGATAGGAGGCGGGTCCCCGGGGGCCCAGAGTTAGTGAGCTGAGTTAGGCGccctgcctggagtgtccctttaaatatagggcttgcgattTAAATTCTCTGGATAAACCAGgcaggtccccccattattaataaataaaataatataattatgtataaatacacttagactgaaatatatatatatatatatatatatatatatatatatatatataatcaagaaAACCAtgaaggctgcactcacctgtacACATTATAagagtgctgctggggccaattcatacaacatccatcacactcactcattcacagcaTAAACAGCCATTTCAAAGCTCACCGAATgtaatagtcttttttttttttaacacctattctaggcaaaaataatgggggtttaattATAGTAAAtgcatcatacattgcataagcctgccacaacgtcagtgttgattatatactgtaacttaaccctagagttcactctcgagaGAATGGAGCGTGGCCATGGTAGCCGCTGTGGCGATTTGCTGGCATATGCATGAGGTCATTGGGATTCTTGATCTCACCTTAGTGGGCGACCATGGTGAGACCGACATATcgcagaaaataaagaaattaaaacacttaaaaaaaaataaaaaaattctatataGTAGAAcaagggttcccaacccagtcatcAAGTACCGCctactagtccaggatttagggattaccctgctaaatctaaagtgttttttttctttttctaaaaacactttacacacaactgggtaatccctaaatcctggactgttaggggtacgtgaggactgggttgggaacccctgtacTAGAACATCATAGCattgggaatacatgtttgtcccCAAACTGTCTTTATGATATAATTGTTACCAAAgcattttacaatattacaatataGTTAGAATTTTTATTCAAATTTGTTATTTGAAACATTTCTACAAAACACAACGTAAAACATGTGTCCCTATGGCCTCAATCATAACCTAtcgattctatgaatgaaatagataggctgagaatcatgggagttgtagttcagcaacatctggagggccgaggtttggggaagcctgatgtaTATCATTGCCATTTCTgagaatgtttacatttgtttgaACGTATGTCTCTAATGGCCATCAGAATGACTTCTGCTCAAGGCATTTAGTCTTTCAGACTTTTTGATTTTCGTAGATCCTTTTTGGCATTGTCGCGCACAGCATGACGATGACCAAGCCACTAATGCTTCTCTTAGCTAAGCATTGGATTAACTGCTTCTCTGTAAGCAGCATTGGAGTGGCAGTTCTGTGTGTTTAGGATTGGATTCCTGATAATGTTAAGGTTGCAGGGAGTCTATCCTGGAGCTGGTTTGAGGTAGGGTTTTAAAGgcttttaaaaaaactttattttaacgttgtgggggggggggggggggggggggatatggatctaaagaagaaaaaaactcttatataaaatataattaaccaTTTAATTAGCAAACTGCTGCAATTGCAAATGTAAAAACAGTTTTGTGGAATAGTTCCAATATTAGAATTCTTTTAAAAAAGCATAACAGCTATTTGAAGCGTACGGTAAATAGTTGATATTTAAAACGAGAAAAATCAACAATCATTTGTGTGTTTAGAATGCTGTTCAAAGATGCTGAAATGTATATGTATGCCTTTTGTTTTCATTTAGTCTTCAAAGGCATAATTAACTAGGATAAAAGTTTCAGAGATAattctgtattatttattttgcaatataCATAACGTATCAGTGACTAGGTAATTAAAAATGGTCATTTATCCTGCTTGTATTAATAAGGAAACCGATGGAAGTTTTGGGGAATGCATCCAAAAATCGCTGCATCATGTTAAGATAGTGTTGAATAGTGTCTGTACATTAACATAATTCCCAGATCCATTATAAACAGTTATCTCATTAAAAACATATACCTTCACAATTCTGATCATTGTAGGCTGCTATTGCAGCTTCAATAAAGACCTATAGTGCACCTAAAGTCTCCCCCTCTTCTTTGCTGGATGAATACATTATTAACATCTGTGCTTGGTAGAGGGATTGGCCATAGCTCACATGGTGCTGGTGACGAAGGAAAGGTAAGTGGAGATTAGTAGGATAAATCTCATTTTGGCCACTTTATATAGAAGGTTAGCTTGTATaataaatgagaaaaagaaaaactattCACAAAGTCAATGGAAGttattaaataacatttttaatataGATGCTTTGAAGCTTTAAAAATGAGGATTTAACATTGGTTTTGTTTCAAGTTTATTTATCAATACACAGCCTGCGTTTTAAATTGCTTCATTGAACTTTGAAGAGCAATCACAATGTTAAACAgcttatacatatatatcatcCATCAGTTTCTGAATTTGTGTAGACCGTTATCTCATATTTGATGCATTATACAGACACCCCTGGGTCAGGTTAATCCATCATAAAcatgcattacatttttttttgaaatGCTAAATTTTCAGTGTTCCTGATGTTCAACAAAAACATCAGGATCTGCTGCTTTTGTAGTGGTGTCAACTTCAGCAAAATGGCTGATGGACTATCATAGCCAATCGCGGTCTTCCCATCGTCTTCGATGGTGGTGCTGTTGTTTGCTATTAACGCCTGCTGCTCAAGGACTCCTGGGAAATATAGAGAAGTTGTGTCATTTGGAAATTGGCTTGCACACGTACTTTGACTTGTTgaaataacttaaagggacactgtagtcaccaaaccaacattagcttaattaagcagttttggtatatagatcatgcatctGCAGTCtcagtgttaaccccttaaggacacaagttctggaataaaagggaataatgatggaatatttccatcatgtgtccttaaggggttaaactcttggCTATTTAGGAGTTTatacactttgtttatacagccctagccacacctccctgcatgtgacttgcacagccttcctaaaaacttcctgtaaaatcacatctaatatttaaacttcctttattgtacagtctgtttaatctagaatttcttgATTAAAGTTCATTTTTAAGTGGGAGGAGATAAAACCTGAAGCAATTTAACATCTGATAAAAAGAGAGCTGTGGCTAGGgccacataaacagaaacaaaagttatttaactccttaatgacagagaattgagcagtgagacagcaggagcatgatctatacaccaaaactacttcattaaactgaagttgaTTAAGCTAAGGTGCCTGTAGTGTAtctttaatgaaaataaaatattgtgcaAGGCTCTGTTTAAGTCCTTATTAGCTGTTTCCATCTGGATAAAACTTTTGAGCTAATTTTGGCGAATGGATTATTTCCAGTCTCTATAGTTTCCCAAACTCCTTTGCACAGCAGGGATTTAGGAGTTTTGTATAGCAGTAAGTTTCCTGGTATCTCATTTCTCATTTTGAAGacaaaggcctcaatttaatattgctgATACCCTTTTCACAtgacttaatatttttggataaacttgtagaattatttaatattctgaaaaCATTTCAATGTTGTAATATTCTGATATTTgttgatatattgatattttaaaaGATTATTTCGAAATATTAACTTatatggaaagcttatccaacaatattaaatcgaggccaaagAGTCTATCAACTTCCTTTGGAGGGGGGGTATTATATATGTGCACTTTATCGTTCCAATGCACATGATTTTTTACATGCTACTCTGTGGAATGTTGTCTTGTACTATAGTTTTTTAGAGTGTCCATTAATTACAGATACCTGAGGATGGAACGAAGTAGACTATCTCCGCACATTTTGAATACTAGAAAAGGTGAATGTGACAAAGCATCTAATCATATTAATCTTCCTCTCAGTATTCACATACATAGTACATCCTCCTAGAGCAGTCATTATCCCACCACTTTCCATCGTCAGATGAGACAGAGACACAGTTCTCTTGTATTCCACCATTTGGTTGTGTCACCATGTGATCTTTATACCAGTTGAAGAAAGAAACTCTGTGTCCATTCTCATATAGGTACATTCCTTCAGCTCGTAGATCATTAATTCCAATCCATATAGGCCAATTGAAGGGGAAGAAGGAATTGTGAATGTACTGAGCTAAAGCGGCAAATTCTTGCTGGTCTGTAGGCATTGCAAGGTTCCCACCACGAGTGTGACAATTTTGTTGAGCTGTAGCATAATTCTCAAAATGTTGGAATATTAGGTAGCACCTTCTAAAGAGACGTTTGCCTTTCAAACAACCTAGAAGTTATGAGAAATGTCAATATTTTAGTATGCAAATTCTTTACGTATGCTCAGTAAATAATAATATAGCAGTCATTttcataaagtaaaaataaaatgtttatttcttAAACTGAAGTTCTGGTCCTTTCATTCCAAATAATGTATGTGCACTGACTATATATCATTACccaacacccctctttttttGGCCCATTAGAGAAGGTGAGGTTAAGTGAACTGTTTCAATAAAAGGTATTTAAATCCCATAATAAAATGTTCATGCTAATCTCTATTCATACAGTCAAATGGAGAAATGTACTCAGAAGGGAAGAGGTCACACCCTAAACTAGACATTGGAATTTCAAAAGACAGGATGCATACAACATGATTTGGGACATATAAACAGGAGTTGGACATATACTAATAATGGACACAATTAAAGTAGGCCATAAAAGGCCAGCGTAAGTTTGGTTACAACATCCAATGTTCACCAGGGTGAGTAAAGTTTAGTTGTAGACTAGTCATGAACGCAAAGCTCTAGAATCCTTAAGCAAGCCTGTTGGAGTGCTACCAAATGGTATTTTTGTAAAATAGGATGAGGATGGTCAGTTATGGAAGAAAGGAGGTAGAAAGAAAGAATGAGTGAGAAAGTGAAAAGCAACTACATAGAGCAAACATTTGTATTAAACATTCCTGTGACAATGATGTAGGTAACAGAATAAGAAGAAACTCTAAGGTATGAGATGCGATGCACATGGTAAGAGATTTAAAggttagacttgtgcatggccaAAAAATTTGGTTTATCTGAATTGATCATAAAAAAGAATAGTGGGTCAGTTGGACAGCATTTTTTACATGCTACTCTGTGGAATGTTGTCTTGTACTATAGTTGTTTAGAGTGTCCATTAAATACAGATACCTGAGGATGGACATTGTGAATACTAGAAATGGTGAATGTGACAAAGCATGTTATCATATTAATCTTCTTCTCAATGTTCACATACATAGTACATCCTCCTCCATGTGGTATTTTGGTTTGGAAGAATTTTGCTCATGCAATCGTTTTGGGAAAAACTATTCATATAAACTGAAGACGATTCATATGAACCGATATTTCAGGACTAGTgtacttaaataataaaaaaaaaatcagcttctTCTCCATCTCCCTCCCTTTTCCTAGGAACCATAGATGGAACTCAGAATCCCAAAACAAACTAAACAACTCGTCCATTGACCATTTAATTTGTTTGGTAATTCGTCCATATAGGAATTTGGAGTGGAGTAGTTTGGCCGAATCACTGATCGGCCAAAATTTAGATGAATCGCAAattgtttgaaaccaaatgcacaagtctaataagcATGCTGTTCAGTGGCAAGATATAAAGAGGTCGAATATAGAAATAATATTCTACATTCATATTAAAACTGACACTATATGAACTATAAAAATGTAATCTCACTGAACtggttatagtacctggagtcccatGATATCGTCCCCCCATTCATTGCTAAAACCTTTTTGagtagtttaacactaaataagggtccctggccGCCTACAGCTTGGAGCTTACTGGAGGTATCGCTAAGACTTATAATTTATGCCAGCAATGGTCACTGTGATAGACTGAAAGCAGTCAGCGGACACCCTCAACCAATCACAGCCATTCATTCCTGCTCAGATTAGTGCTTCCTCATTAGCACAAGCAGTTTAAAGGGGATGGGCTTCTGAGTACGTTCGTTAAGCATTAAGCTATTACAAATTGTTTAACGCTGAATGGAAGGATGGTGCCAGCgaactccaaacactataaccacttcaatgagatgaagcaattAGAGTGGCTGTAGTGTCTATTTAAAAGGTTCACAGAAATTGTTCTTTATCAGTTTTTCTACATGAGGCGAGGTGCCTGCTTTCTTTGTGTAATACAAACAATAAACGCAATGCTCCCGAAGACCCAAACCACtttcttctttattccagtaAGAGATTGTTCCttatattttgtttctattttcctTTTATATTGAATCTCTCATTCAAAATGTGTCTTTGCACTTTGAAATGCTCAGAATTTCAATGTACTACATAGCATACAAacggaaaaaaaagatataccaGCGTTACATCCTACAACTCTGCCCCAAAATGCTACACTACTTGCAGAGATCCGGGGCCATATTTTAAAAATCAAAAGCACGTGTGGCGTTATTCACCTAAgcatgaatttaaagtgaattacaCATTTTAGACCGTGCCAAAGCAGTTAAATGGCCTAAAATTAGAGCGTCACTTTGCGTTCTTAACAATTCACGGAATAATCCTGTTAATACATTTATCTGAACCTTTTCTATGCAAATTATATGCTGGCGTGTGAGAGAATTGTGGGTAATTGAAATAGCTGTGTATGTTATAAGGGTGCTACATTACTTTGAAGTGTCTGCTGATTAGAATCTTTGTCATCAGAAGAAATATGTATCCTGGTAAATTTTAATTAAGACATGAAAGTAACTTGGAAAACAAGAATCTGACACATGTTTCTGTTTTGGCAATGGTACCTTCAATATGTCCAATCTGTCTTTGATTCTTTGAATTCAGCTCAgatacagtagttatggtgtcttcTGCTTCAGAGAGTTTAGTTCGTATCTTTGAAAGACTTTGCGACATCTGGTTCATTTTCACATCCATTCCATAAAATTGGACATTGAGGCGGTGGATAGCAGATTCTAACGCTGCTATTCGAGACactgaaaatattaaattatatttagcaATTCATAAGTCTTCGCCGAAATTCAAATTACCAGGATCTGTGTCCCTTAAAGTGTACCTGCTATAGTACACGCAATTCAGAATTTAAATACACAGCATATTTCTTCTATACCTTTGCTAGCAGAAATGCTAAGAAATGTATGGATTTTGAGTTAAAGCAGGTTAAAAATATATTACCTCGaccacctgtcaatcaattcgTAGCTTAGAGCCCCACAACCCTCCAACCTGCGAATCCTTAGCTCCAATCAGACAGATGTCACTCCATTCTGACACCGATGTGCAGCTAATGCAATAAGTGTGCCTTGAATCCAATCAGCCAGTCCTGGTCGTCTCATGGCTTTTAAAGGGAGCTATTTGAACGTGTTATAATTTATGAGATTTGTACAGCAAGTAGCAGGCCTGACCACTGTTAGTTTCAGCAAAAAATATTGTCCTCAATATTTATGCCACCTCTATatcccatatatatatttacaaataagTAGCACAACCTTTTACTTACCTTTTGTTCCAggaccaagacacagtccttccACCCTCCCGATCCACCTCTTTTTTCATCAGCAAGCATGCTGACATCTCTGCCAATCAATTACTTTTCATAGATGTGCactgaatccaatgcttctctaagagAAGCATTATAGGATGTTCAACGTCCTCATGCAATACGTAAGGACGTTGAATGTCAAGAACCAAGTTGGACTTGGTTCTCACTGCGGAAACACCCTCTagtgcaggggtggggaacctttggacctccagatgttgtggactacatctccctagatgctttgccagcactatggcTCTAAGAGCAgtatgggacatgtagtccaaaacatctggagggccgaaggttccccacccctgctgtCAGTGTAACAGCCACAAGAGGTGATTTTAGCAACGCAATATAAACTTTGCCATATCCATGAAACGCCAGAGGAACGGGcaacagaccacttcactgagatgcaATGGTGTCTAAATAGAGTGACATCTGTCCCTTTTTCTTATATTCCTCCTCTCCAGGGAGAACATAAAATTGCTTTCTATAGGATTAATACAACACAgtctcacagggttattcactaaagtgagaattcagaggggatttcaaattttagaccaaaatagccaaactggaagcatatctgacttggagaattcctgaccctatggtgttaaaaacACTAAATAGCCCCCCTGCATCCCTAACTCTTCTAAACATAGtaacattttacttttattccaCTCTGCTGGTAGAAATGGCCCCTGCTTCTCATCTGTCTCCtttgttgacatcatcagaaatggtgattaggaatgtgcatgggcaaaaaatttggttcggtttagaaatttgggtaagtaaaaaaaattgtctgcttcggcaatttgaaccaatggcatttggttcggtttggcacttccaaactaccgaatttcgtcaattcggaacttcggacattcgtaagcatccgaatgtccgaattgtatgaaacaaattgcacatgtctaagtaagtggttgtggtggcagtctgggcactgggagtcctatagatgtgtaagtggttgtggtggcagtccgggcactgggagccctatagatgtgtaagtggttgtaagTGGAAGCCCCACTTAAACATTTATAGGGCTTCCAGTgtctggactgccaccacaaccaattGAAaatgttccgaatgtacattcagaacgaaacgaattgcacatgtctaatggtgATGATCACGGCCAATAACAATGTTTTTTCATAGGAAAGCACGcggattgactgagattgtcatctgatgatctcagccaaggaggaggacTGGTGGAAGGAGCCAAGtgccgccctggccaatcattatctcctcatagagatgcattgaatcaatgcatctctatgagaatagTTCAatatctccatgcagagagtggccactgtaggtgttcctaggctgtaatgtaaaccctgccttttctctgaaaagacagtgtttcttGCAAAAaatctgcagggactgactatactcactagaacaaatacagtaagctgtaattgttctggtgactatagtgtccctttaaatttaaccccttcaggacggagtcaatagtgcacgttctcatcaaaacaaaacgtaaacaaaaactggaatttgcgctatatgtctgttcaaccgtaattcacctctttcatattaaatgcacccacacttattatatatcattttgttcaggagaaacagggctttcatttcatataaaatatttatatatgggggggcggggccgggcggccatgccagcaggctgctAGTCACATTAGCTCCAGGGGAACTCGTCTACTAATGGGCAAAAGCCCACCAAAATCAGCATGGAACCCCCTGGGAGTGTGAGATACCtggtcctggagtgtcccggtgcagctggaaCACCTGAAAACGGGTGGAccgggtcctggtgagatgctccggggctggggcctacccgggaggggattggggcggacggccgctgcctcgatCGCCATCCCGGTATCGACTGGAAACAGCACCATCTGCGGGGTCCCCGGCCACGCtcacccccctctgggccggtgggggttatcccagcccCCACCGGGCAGGCAACATCCTGGTAGAGCTTTTTGGGTGACTCAGCGCTGACAGCCACCACGCGGCCCTGAAAAATGGCCGACAGAGATGCATCTGCCGACAGAAGACGAGGGCGCGCTGAGTGAACACCAACGGCACACGACCACCCAGGGTACATATATGCACGTCGGGGCAGCAGCGGAGACCTGCGGTTCTGCCGACTACCCACATCACAAGCAGACCCACCTATCTAAACCGAGCACGCCTCAACAGAGCTCCCTTATAAGGCTACACGGAGGCAGTGCCCAATCGATTACCCCAGAACAGCGGGGCCCACACTTGATCACTGCGACCTGCAATACATCACACTCGTACCAGCAGGGAAGGAAATTCCACAGAGATCCGCAGACACTCTGACCTGCAGGGGGTCCCAAGAACATAAAGGACACAGAGGTGTTCTATGAGGACTCATTAAATACCGGGAAAAAGGACACTGCTTACCATCCTCTCTGACGCCGAAGCTGACAGGTACCCCAGCTCCTTACGACAGACAGCAACTACAGCAGAAGCTACTGGGACAGTTGCTGATAGCCGTAACGACAGGGACTCTGGCTATGGGTGTAACCAAACGGACATGTCCACCACTGGTACTATAGCTGAGGCTGCAGATAGTGTATTGAGGCCCTAGCGTAGACCACAATTAGCAAGCCACAACCTGCCTGGTGGTATATCCCCCTATTTGAATACTCACCTTAAGTTAAGCTATTGTTCCATATAAGCATAGGTCTGCATGACTACAATTTATTCACTTGCCTAATGTAACCTAGATCTAAAGCAAACCTATAATGAAACGCCCTGAAACGTTAGCctgaataaccccccccccccctgcttccagttCCTCTGGTAAATAAGCTGATCACAAGCAATGTGCAGGGTAgttatgtaactaaaatgtaatagcGAGTTTAAAAAATAAGGGAAAATGTGCATTTCTTTTATGTGACATGACACTGTACAACTGCATGTATATCTTGGTTGgctctgctgtcgtggcattgtGGACCGTATTGTATTTTCTCtgcacggaaaaataaagaattaaaaaaaaaaaaaaaaaaaaatatttatatatgaaacaatttattatgaataaaattaaaaaaaactgtgagaaatttgattttttttttttaatttgtagttcagcctcacattttagctgtaaatgtcataatactgttaggttttactgcaacaaaatgcacatatttgtaatcagcgatgtctcacgggtacaacagtaccccccattaacaggttttatggtgttttggaaagttacagggtcaaatatagaacgttccattttcaaattgaaatttgccagattagtaatgttacctttgagacggtgtggtagcccaggaatgagaattacccccataatggcataccatttgaaaaagtagacaacccaaggtattgaacgtgtggtatgtttagtcttttttagtagccacttagtcacaaacactggccaaagttagcgttcatatttgtttttgtgtgaaaaaagcaaaaaactaatatttggccagtgtttgtgactaagtggctactaaaaatgactggacatacccca
Proteins encoded in this window:
- the CLEC11A gene encoding C-type lectin domain family 11 member A, translating into MFFRGIFLLLLWVSQVPISQTEEQDTEKKVGEVKSGTELHFEHEKEDEDFKKIFLGPRLPPKTVSTQIHNITIVSVIKNVEEVEEEEEDEDAVDEEEGSKEREVKKDNEKNIIKDPVPTTAPATTPPPLDDNISYVLSRIAALESAIHRLNVQFYGMDVKMNQMSQSLSKIRTKLSEAEDTITTVSELNSKNQRQIGHIEGCLKGKRLFRRCYLIFQHFENYATAQQNCHTRGGNLAMPTDQQEFAALAQYIHNSFFPFNWPIWIGINDLRAEGMYLYENGHRVSFFNWYKDHMVTQPNGGIQENCVSVSSDDGKWWDNDCSRRMYYVCEY